The proteins below come from a single Rhodococcus sp. WMMA185 genomic window:
- a CDS encoding alpha/beta hydrolase family protein produces the protein MNDSSRHLDIIFAPGSVAHPGTATELASRAADKRGLTARMTFAADTTEFYAAASAAADRGEFIVSPGAGNTFSAPECGVIRLDFGDCPEDRSDHTRMHIRGRGLEGLRYAVDGWYHHRFHPGTIVRYGSHRDQRCELRIPNGKSLFPVAVLIHGGYWRAPWELDLMDALAVDLTNRGYLTWNVEYRRSKENGWAAMTSDVADALQAVSTIPEADLERVVVLGHSAGGQLALRAAADAVADTETATATVRPALAVSLAGVLDLRLADERGLGGGAVSNAVGGRWPDDRATYEQSSPIDRLPLQIPQLVACGTQDEPDLLEISREFVAAAAETTDNVQLIEGPGNHFSVIDPESEIWGNIADAIDAIFGRVSDSQKTPESVSNGSHSASSSAQTLRSET, from the coding sequence ATGAACGACTCGTCCCGCCACCTCGACATCATCTTCGCTCCAGGGTCCGTGGCACACCCCGGAACCGCGACAGAACTCGCGAGTAGGGCAGCAGACAAGCGCGGGTTGACCGCGCGGATGACGTTCGCTGCGGACACTACCGAGTTCTACGCCGCCGCTTCGGCAGCAGCGGACCGCGGTGAGTTCATCGTCAGTCCGGGAGCCGGGAACACGTTCTCCGCTCCCGAGTGCGGTGTCATTCGCCTCGATTTCGGGGATTGTCCGGAAGATCGCAGCGATCACACCCGGATGCACATTCGCGGCCGGGGACTCGAAGGTCTCCGCTATGCGGTCGACGGCTGGTACCACCACCGCTTTCACCCCGGGACGATCGTCCGATACGGCAGCCACCGGGATCAGCGATGTGAACTACGGATTCCCAACGGGAAGAGCCTCTTTCCTGTGGCAGTGCTGATTCACGGTGGGTATTGGCGAGCGCCTTGGGAACTTGATCTCATGGATGCGCTGGCAGTCGACCTGACGAATCGCGGTTACCTCACATGGAACGTCGAGTACCGGAGGTCCAAGGAGAACGGATGGGCGGCAATGACGTCCGACGTCGCCGACGCGCTGCAGGCCGTCTCAACCATTCCGGAGGCCGACCTCGAGCGTGTCGTCGTCCTCGGACATTCCGCGGGCGGGCAACTTGCCCTACGCGCCGCGGCCGACGCAGTTGCCGACACCGAAACCGCAACCGCAACAGTTCGACCCGCCCTCGCCGTGAGCCTGGCCGGAGTACTGGACCTACGCCTGGCGGACGAACGCGGGCTCGGTGGAGGCGCCGTGTCGAATGCGGTCGGTGGCCGCTGGCCCGACGACCGCGCAACGTACGAGCAGTCGTCACCAATCGACCGACTACCGCTCCAAATACCCCAACTCGTGGCCTGTGGCACGCAGGATGAGCCGGACCTGCTCGAAATCAGCAGGGAATTCGTCGCTGCCGCTGCCGAAACTACCGATAACGTCCAATTGATTGAAGGACCCGGAAATCACTTTTCCGTCATCGATCCGGAAAGTGAAATTTGGGGGAATATCGCCGACGCTATCGACGCGATTTTCGGCCGAGTCTCCGACTCTCAAAAAACGCCAGAATCCGTTAGCAATGGCAGTCATTCAGCCTCGTCATCAGCCCAGACGCTGCGCTCAGAGACCTAA
- a CDS encoding PaaX family transcriptional regulator, whose amino-acid sequence MTNSPTEPASAILDDFDSRPGSATSLIRTVLGAYVRDFGGSVVIADFVELMRAVGVPPESTRIAVTRLKKKGVLVPRVRDGRGVYEVTEQAEGMFARGDRRIFTFRQMREGDPWRLISFTIPESQRAARYQLRRRLGWIGCGTVSPGLWIAPEYLAREIAGVVDALGLSEFVTTFLTTSLFVPGSMGDAAARWWDLEALAARHREFLEHHQWRLDAGEDVSPREAFVRFVPLLDEWRIIPYVDPGLPTAMLPDNWPGSDSVRLFASARDRYLAPSRGWARSIQGGVLT is encoded by the coding sequence GTGACGAACTCGCCGACTGAGCCTGCGAGCGCGATCCTCGACGATTTCGATTCGCGTCCCGGCAGCGCAACATCGCTGATTCGAACCGTCCTCGGCGCCTACGTGCGTGACTTCGGCGGATCGGTGGTCATCGCCGATTTCGTAGAACTGATGCGCGCCGTCGGCGTCCCTCCCGAATCGACACGCATAGCGGTGACACGCCTGAAGAAGAAGGGCGTGCTCGTGCCACGCGTACGTGACGGACGAGGCGTGTACGAGGTGACAGAGCAGGCCGAGGGGATGTTCGCTCGCGGAGATCGAAGAATCTTCACCTTTCGCCAGATGAGGGAAGGCGATCCGTGGCGGTTGATCTCCTTTACCATCCCAGAATCCCAACGGGCGGCGCGGTACCAGCTACGCAGAAGGCTCGGCTGGATCGGATGTGGAACCGTGTCTCCCGGGCTGTGGATCGCCCCTGAGTATCTCGCGCGTGAGATAGCGGGTGTCGTCGACGCATTGGGTCTTTCCGAATTCGTGACGACGTTCCTGACCACCTCGTTGTTCGTGCCCGGCTCGATGGGAGACGCAGCGGCACGGTGGTGGGATCTCGAAGCCCTCGCTGCTCGCCACCGAGAGTTTCTCGAGCACCACCAATGGAGACTTGATGCCGGAGAAGACGTTTCGCCGCGCGAAGCGTTCGTCCGTTTCGTTCCACTGCTCGACGAGTGGCGCATCATTCCGTATGTCGATCCTGGCCTGCCGACCGCGATGCTGCCCGACAACTGGCCCGGATCCGACAGCGTTCGTTTGTTCGCTTCAGCCCGGGACCGCTACCTCGCGCCCAGCCGGGGCTGGGCGCGAAGCATTCAGGGTGGAGTGCTGACCTAG
- a CDS encoding GMC family oxidoreductase, protein MNQELSVADYVIVGSGSAGAVLADRLSSYSANSVVVLEAGPVDKDKFAHIPAAFSKLFRSELDWDYLTEPQPGLGGRRIYWPRGKMLGGSSSMNAMMWVRGFASDYDEWAELTDESWSFAEVAKYYRRIESVQDATQANQGNIGPIAVSHQRSPRALTGDFLEAVKEVGYPIERANKDRPEGFSQTMVTQKRGTRWSTADAYLRPALTRKNLTVVTDAQATRVLFDGSAAVGVEYEKDGTRRTVRAAKEVVLAAGAINTPQLLMLSGIGDEAQLREHGISVQHHAPGVGKNLLDHLVSFLGYGAESDTLFTAEKIPELLNYLTRRRGMLTSNVGEAYGFTRSRDDLTLPDLELIFAPGPFFDEALVPPTCHGVVIGAILLRPESRGEISLRSADPFAKPIIDPRYLSDRGGADRKAMLEGLRQCEELASAPALKAKLGNMIRPTVSPGTPPEETLSRALEENAQTLYHPVGTCRMGSDSASVVTPQLRVRGVDKLRVADASIMPTLVRGHTHAPSVLIGERASDLIRNS, encoded by the coding sequence ATGAACCAGGAACTGTCGGTGGCCGATTACGTGATCGTAGGGTCGGGTTCGGCGGGAGCCGTGCTGGCCGATCGCCTCAGCTCGTACTCGGCCAACTCGGTCGTGGTCCTCGAAGCCGGTCCCGTGGACAAGGACAAGTTCGCCCACATTCCCGCCGCTTTCTCGAAACTGTTTCGCAGCGAACTGGATTGGGACTATCTCACCGAACCGCAGCCTGGCTTGGGAGGGCGCCGAATCTATTGGCCTCGCGGCAAGATGCTCGGCGGCTCGTCGTCGATGAACGCCATGATGTGGGTACGTGGATTCGCATCCGATTACGACGAGTGGGCCGAACTCACAGACGAGTCGTGGTCGTTCGCAGAAGTCGCCAAGTACTACCGTCGCATCGAGAGCGTGCAGGACGCTACCCAGGCCAACCAAGGGAACATCGGACCGATCGCGGTCTCGCACCAGCGCAGCCCGCGCGCCCTCACCGGGGACTTCCTCGAAGCCGTCAAGGAAGTCGGATACCCGATCGAGCGGGCGAACAAAGACCGGCCCGAAGGTTTTTCCCAGACCATGGTCACTCAGAAGCGGGGCACACGATGGAGCACCGCCGACGCCTACCTCAGACCGGCCCTTACCCGGAAGAACCTGACCGTCGTCACCGACGCGCAGGCTACCCGGGTTCTCTTCGACGGGTCGGCTGCCGTCGGCGTCGAATACGAGAAGGACGGCACTCGGCGCACGGTGCGCGCCGCAAAGGAGGTGGTACTTGCCGCCGGTGCCATCAACACACCCCAACTCCTCATGCTCTCGGGTATCGGTGACGAAGCCCAACTGCGTGAGCACGGAATCTCGGTGCAGCACCACGCTCCAGGGGTCGGGAAGAATCTGCTCGATCATCTCGTGTCGTTTCTCGGATACGGTGCCGAATCGGACACCCTGTTCACGGCGGAGAAGATCCCGGAGTTACTCAACTACCTGACCCGCCGTCGGGGCATGCTCACTTCGAATGTCGGTGAGGCATACGGCTTCACGCGTAGTCGTGACGATCTGACTCTGCCCGATCTGGAACTGATCTTCGCGCCGGGACCGTTCTTCGACGAGGCGCTCGTTCCCCCGACCTGTCACGGTGTGGTGATCGGAGCCATCCTGCTCAGGCCCGAGAGTCGCGGAGAAATCTCGCTCAGGTCGGCCGATCCGTTCGCCAAACCGATCATCGACCCCCGCTATCTCAGTGACAGAGGCGGCGCGGACCGGAAAGCAATGCTCGAAGGACTGCGACAGTGCGAGGAGTTGGCATCGGCTCCTGCACTGAAGGCGAAGCTGGGTAACATGATTCGTCCTACGGTGTCGCCGGGAACGCCGCCCGAGGAGACGCTTTCCCGAGCGCTCGAGGAGAACGCCCAAACGCTCTACCACCCGGTCGGAACGTGCCGAATGGGTAGCGATTCCGCCAGCGTCGTCACCCCGCAACTTCGAGTGCGCGGCGTCGACAAATTGCGTGTCGCCGACGCGTCGATCATGCCGACCCTTGTGCGCGGGCACACCCACGCTCCATCAGTGCTCATCGGTGAACGGGCGTCAGACCTGATCCGCAACTCGTAG
- a CDS encoding C40 family peptidase, which produces MAKHRLRRSNHLRKSTGGFLVAAGMGMGVSLLPVASAAAAPVTIPGIGTFDIPGLPPMPSQLNLEPPPPPPPPPPPPPPPPPPPLPPFLAPKPLPPLPVQKPLPAPEPPPAPVVTHGARALAAAKSKIGSPYVWGATGPNAFDCSGLVQWAYRQAGVSVPRTTYDQVNAGIPVDRNSLRPGDVVLFNGAEHVALFEGNGMVVHASTSGQPVKEAPLDSMPFYAARRF; this is translated from the coding sequence ATGGCCAAGCACAGATTGCGTCGAAGCAATCATCTGCGGAAATCAACAGGCGGATTCCTGGTCGCCGCTGGCATGGGAATGGGGGTGTCCTTGCTTCCCGTTGCCTCGGCCGCGGCAGCGCCCGTGACCATCCCTGGAATCGGAACGTTCGACATACCGGGTCTGCCGCCAATGCCCTCACAGCTGAACCTGGAGCCACCGCCGCCGCCCCCTCCGCCGCCGCCCCCTCCGCCGCCGCCCCCTCCGCCGCCACTCCCACCATTCTTGGCGCCGAAGCCACTCCCGCCGCTCCCGGTACAGAAGCCACTCCCGGCGCCGGAGCCACCGCCGGCGCCAGTGGTCACTCACGGTGCACGAGCTCTTGCCGCGGCCAAGTCGAAGATCGGGTCACCCTACGTGTGGGGCGCGACAGGTCCCAATGCGTTCGACTGTTCCGGGCTGGTTCAGTGGGCCTATCGGCAGGCGGGTGTATCGGTTCCGCGAACCACCTATGACCAGGTGAACGCCGGGATACCTGTGGACCGGAACAGCTTGCGCCCGGGTGATGTCGTTCTGTTCAACGGCGCAGAGCACGTTGCGCTGTTCGAAGGAAACGGCATGGTCGTACACGCATCCACCAGCGGGCAGCCCGTGAAAGAGGCGCCACTCGATTCGATGCCGTTCTACGCTGCACGACGTTTCTAG
- the kynU gene encoding kynureninase, with amino-acid sequence MTLSNSSLLDRAETLDASDPLRAYRDLFIGVDDPSVSAYLDGNSLGRPTKASAERINSFVTNSWGGRLIRGWDEQWYELPITIGDTLAAVTLGAAAGQTTIGDSTTVLLYKLARGALALRPGRSEIVVDRDNFPTDRYVMESIAEELGLTLRWIDSDRRGGVSVDQLSASVSDQTALVVLSHVSYRSGYLLDAAAIARVTHEVGALLLLDLCHSVGSVPLELDKWGVDLAVGCTYKYLNGGPGSPAFAYVRAEYQRDFVQPIWGWMGRDDSFAMAQGYEPAPGIRRVISGTPPILGMIALQDTLNLIEEVGMGAVRAKSVALTEYALELVRELLVPLDVEIGSPEDAAERGGHIIIDHPRFESVIARLWHKGVIPDFRAPRGLRLGLSPLSTSFREVCVGVGAIRDELAD; translated from the coding sequence ATGACACTCTCGAATAGTTCACTGCTGGACCGGGCCGAAACCCTCGATGCTTCCGATCCGCTCCGTGCCTACCGGGATCTGTTCATCGGTGTGGACGATCCGTCGGTATCGGCTTACCTCGACGGGAACTCGCTCGGTCGCCCCACCAAGGCGAGCGCCGAACGGATCAACTCGTTCGTCACCAACTCATGGGGCGGCCGGCTCATTCGCGGATGGGATGAGCAGTGGTACGAGCTTCCGATCACGATCGGTGACACCCTCGCCGCCGTGACTCTCGGAGCGGCCGCGGGGCAGACCACCATCGGCGATTCGACGACCGTCCTGCTGTACAAGCTGGCGCGGGGGGCACTTGCATTGCGGCCGGGTCGATCCGAGATCGTCGTGGACCGCGACAACTTTCCGACGGACCGGTATGTAATGGAGTCCATCGCCGAAGAATTGGGTCTGACGTTGCGGTGGATCGACTCGGATCGACGTGGCGGCGTCAGCGTAGACCAGCTGTCGGCTTCCGTCTCCGACCAGACGGCGCTCGTCGTTCTCAGTCATGTCTCGTACCGCTCAGGATATCTGCTCGACGCCGCTGCAATCGCTCGCGTGACGCACGAGGTAGGTGCGCTTCTGCTGCTCGATCTGTGCCACTCGGTGGGCTCGGTTCCACTCGAACTCGACAAATGGGGCGTAGATCTGGCGGTCGGGTGTACCTACAAATATCTGAACGGCGGTCCGGGATCGCCTGCGTTCGCCTATGTTCGTGCCGAGTACCAGCGGGACTTCGTGCAGCCGATCTGGGGTTGGATGGGCCGCGACGATTCGTTCGCGATGGCACAGGGCTACGAGCCGGCGCCGGGCATACGTCGGGTGATCAGCGGGACGCCGCCGATCCTGGGCATGATCGCCCTGCAGGACACCCTGAACCTCATCGAAGAGGTGGGGATGGGGGCGGTTCGGGCCAAGTCCGTCGCGCTGACCGAGTACGCGCTCGAACTGGTGCGCGAGTTGCTGGTTCCACTTGATGTGGAGATCGGATCACCAGAGGATGCTGCCGAGCGAGGTGGGCACATCATCATCGATCACCCTCGGTTCGAGTCCGTGATCGCGCGGCTTTGGCACAAGGGCGTCATTCCGGACTTTCGAGCACCCCGGGGACTGCGCCTTGGTCTCAGTCCGTTGAGTACGAGCTTCCGCGAGGTGTGTGTCGGGGTTGGAGCGATCCGTGACGAACTCGCCGACTGA
- a CDS encoding tryptophan 2,3-dioxygenase — MSVHANTRAMEKGIVTDFGSRMSYGSYLDLDTLLSAQKPVSRPEHHDELLFIIAHQTTELWLKLVLHETLAARTAFDEDDIGRALKCVARVKHIQKTLTEQWSVLATLTPTEYSEFRHFLGNSSGFQSYQYRAVEFVLGNKNADMLQVFESDSAAHDLLAKLLEEPSLYDAFWRCLARRGYDVPASTLHRDVSVAYTMNEELMPLVIHIYENNDEHWEVYESFEEFVDLEENFQLWRFRHMRTVLRTIGMKSGTGGSSGVGFLQKALELTFFPELLAVRTEIGR, encoded by the coding sequence ATGAGCGTGCATGCAAACACCAGGGCCATGGAGAAGGGCATAGTCACCGACTTCGGATCCCGGATGAGCTACGGTTCGTATCTCGACCTGGACACGCTGTTGAGCGCGCAGAAACCGGTCAGTCGGCCGGAACATCACGACGAGTTGCTGTTCATCATTGCGCATCAGACCACCGAACTCTGGCTCAAGCTCGTCCTGCACGAGACGCTTGCTGCCAGAACTGCTTTCGATGAGGACGATATCGGCAGAGCGCTCAAGTGCGTGGCGAGAGTGAAGCACATCCAGAAGACACTGACCGAGCAATGGTCGGTGCTCGCGACGCTGACACCGACCGAGTACTCGGAGTTTCGTCATTTCCTCGGCAACTCGTCCGGCTTTCAGTCCTATCAGTACCGCGCGGTGGAGTTCGTGCTCGGCAACAAGAACGCGGACATGCTGCAGGTCTTCGAATCCGACAGCGCTGCACACGATCTGCTGGCCAAACTCCTCGAAGAGCCGAGTCTCTACGATGCGTTCTGGCGCTGTCTCGCTCGGCGCGGCTACGACGTACCCGCATCAACTCTCCATCGCGACGTCAGCGTGGCATACACAATGAACGAGGAATTGATGCCACTCGTCATCCACATTTACGAGAACAATGACGAGCACTGGGAGGTCTACGAGTCTTTCGAAGAGTTCGTCGACCTCGAGGAGAACTTCCAGCTCTGGCGCTTCCGCCACATGCGCACGGTGCTCCGGACCATTGGCATGAAGTCCGGAACGGGAGGATCGAGCGGAGTGGGATTCCTACAGAAGGCACTCGAGCTGACTTTCTTCCCCGAGTTACTGGCCGTTCGCACTGAGATCGGACGCTGA
- a CDS encoding aldehyde dehydrogenase family protein has protein sequence MSGVQDRTKIYVGGSWIDSQGSGRIEVLNPATEEVIARVAEGTPEDVDRAAAAARAAFPAWSALSGKERGEYLAKAAAIIKERIEEFSALVSRDMGMPLALAKPVQIGMPLANLAAFAELATTYDFDAHEVGNSQVVREPIGVVGAITPWNFPLHQVILKVGGALAAGCTVVLKPTEVAPLASYALAEVFDEVGLPAGVFNLVSGYGPVVGEAIAGHPEVDMVSFTGSTRAGRRVAVVAAETVKKVALELGGKSANVILDDADLTKAVTDGVAKCFMNSGQTCSALTRMLVPSDKAEEAAAIAVQAAQNYSVGDPTSATSSLGPLVNSNQLKRVRNYIEQGIAEGAQAVLDGRETGQDSGYFVGPTVFSGVTEDMTIAKEEIFGPVLSIIGYRDEDDAIRIANGTVYGLAAGVWSGDQERADRVARQLRAGQVEVNGGAFNTNAPFGGYKQSGVGREAGVLGFEEFLEIKSIQR, from the coding sequence ATGAGTGGAGTTCAGGACCGGACCAAGATTTATGTCGGCGGGTCGTGGATCGATTCGCAGGGCTCAGGCCGTATCGAGGTGTTGAATCCGGCCACCGAGGAGGTAATCGCGCGGGTCGCAGAGGGCACTCCCGAAGATGTCGATCGAGCTGCGGCGGCTGCTCGCGCAGCCTTTCCGGCATGGTCGGCGCTCAGTGGCAAGGAACGCGGCGAGTACCTCGCCAAGGCGGCCGCCATCATCAAAGAGCGAATCGAGGAGTTTTCCGCGCTGGTTTCGCGGGATATGGGTATGCCTCTCGCGCTTGCCAAGCCGGTTCAGATCGGCATGCCGCTCGCCAATCTCGCTGCCTTTGCCGAACTCGCCACCACCTACGACTTCGACGCGCATGAAGTGGGAAATTCACAGGTCGTGCGTGAGCCGATCGGAGTCGTCGGGGCGATCACTCCGTGGAATTTTCCGCTCCACCAGGTAATTCTCAAAGTGGGAGGAGCCCTGGCCGCAGGCTGCACGGTAGTGCTCAAACCCACCGAGGTGGCGCCGCTGGCCAGCTATGCGCTCGCGGAGGTCTTCGACGAAGTCGGCCTGCCGGCAGGCGTGTTCAACCTCGTCAGTGGTTACGGGCCCGTCGTGGGCGAGGCCATCGCGGGGCATCCAGAGGTCGACATGGTTTCCTTCACCGGTTCCACCCGGGCAGGCAGGCGAGTTGCGGTGGTCGCGGCCGAGACGGTCAAGAAGGTTGCGCTCGAACTGGGCGGCAAATCCGCGAACGTCATTCTCGACGACGCAGATCTAACGAAGGCCGTCACCGATGGTGTGGCCAAGTGCTTCATGAACTCCGGTCAGACGTGTTCGGCGCTCACCAGGATGCTCGTTCCGTCGGACAAGGCGGAGGAAGCCGCTGCCATCGCGGTCCAGGCGGCGCAGAACTATTCTGTCGGCGATCCGACATCCGCCACGTCATCGCTCGGGCCGTTGGTGAACTCGAATCAATTGAAGAGGGTCCGCAACTACATCGAGCAGGGTATTGCCGAGGGTGCACAGGCTGTACTCGACGGCCGAGAGACTGGTCAGGACTCGGGCTACTTCGTCGGGCCTACCGTATTCAGCGGTGTCACTGAGGACATGACGATTGCCAAGGAGGAAATATTCGGTCCCGTCCTCTCGATCATCGGGTATCGGGACGAGGACGATGCCATCCGGATCGCCAACGGAACCGTGTACGGTCTCGCAGCCGGCGTCTGGTCCGGTGACCAGGAGCGTGCGGACCGCGTGGCGCGTCAGTTGCGCGCTGGACAGGTTGAGGTGAACGGGGGGGCCTTCAACACCAACGCTCCGTTCGGGGGATACAAACAGTCGGGAGTCGGCCGTGAGGCGGGGGTGCTCGGGTTCGAGGAGTTCCTCGAGATCAAGTCAATCCAGCGATAG
- a CDS encoding alpha/beta fold hydrolase → MSVTQIIEPDVFEAPGVDEAPALRIAGQGPPVVFVHGWGATPRVYKRCLTRLAERGHRLITPTLPGFGGTPDLPPEERSIAGYAAWLGRYLDDAGISEPVVLVGHSFGGGISIQAAHDLPGRVARLVLVNSVGGGQWSPDGSGVHPIDERPIWDWGASALGEALPFKTMAQTATSLVAGFIPNVLRDPGATWRTAHLARRADLRRELAVLADRGLPVTLLWGRGDRVIPAASFHSIRKALRNPQVLMVKGGHGWLIHDSATFADSIRGILHADSVADRRNKRSTTKQSKLSIAGLT, encoded by the coding sequence ATGTCTGTGACCCAAATCATCGAACCCGACGTCTTCGAAGCTCCCGGCGTCGACGAGGCACCGGCCCTCCGAATCGCAGGGCAGGGTCCACCCGTCGTCTTCGTACACGGATGGGGTGCTACCCCTCGCGTGTACAAGCGTTGCCTCACCAGGCTTGCCGAGCGGGGGCATCGGCTGATCACCCCGACGCTCCCCGGCTTCGGCGGGACTCCGGACCTCCCGCCGGAGGAACGCTCGATCGCTGGGTACGCGGCCTGGCTGGGCCGATACCTCGACGATGCCGGTATCAGCGAGCCAGTGGTCCTGGTCGGCCACTCCTTCGGCGGGGGCATCTCCATTCAGGCCGCCCACGACCTTCCGGGCCGAGTCGCTCGACTCGTTCTCGTCAACTCCGTCGGCGGAGGACAGTGGTCTCCCGATGGCTCGGGGGTCCATCCCATCGACGAAAGACCTATCTGGGATTGGGGCGCTTCGGCGCTCGGCGAGGCGCTGCCGTTCAAGACCATGGCGCAGACGGCGACGTCGCTGGTCGCCGGCTTCATACCGAATGTGCTGCGCGACCCCGGCGCCACATGGCGTACGGCGCATCTCGCAAGGCGCGCGGACCTACGCCGCGAACTCGCCGTCCTCGCAGATCGCGGACTACCCGTCACCCTGCTGTGGGGACGAGGAGACCGTGTGATCCCGGCCGCCAGCTTTCATTCGATCAGAAAAGCGCTCCGTAACCCACAGGTACTGATGGTGAAGGGTGGGCACGGATGGCTGATACACGACTCCGCCACCTTCGCTGATTCCATCAGAGGGATACTTCACGCCGATTCGGTAGCTGACCGGCGCAACAAGCGGTCAACGACGAAGCAGTCGAAACTGTCTATCGCTGGATTGACTTGA
- a CDS encoding DUF4232 domain-containing protein: protein MVEQSPLSALVAALGLFAVLTASGCGADESGTGQISPDSSTEATSKATGTASPTAGTALPSSESTPPATGGATPRSDRCLVDELRVTVGHVEGAAGSQEISLDFTNTGSRTCILQGYPGVSYVAAPGGAQVGSAATRDDGSGSPVTVTPGASVTAAVRATVVQNYPAETCGPAPVAGFRVYPPGDTGSVFVPYPSTGCSQTGIGVDQLSVRPVTG from the coding sequence ATGGTCGAGCAATCACCTTTATCTGCCCTTGTCGCGGCACTCGGACTCTTCGCCGTACTCACCGCCTCAGGGTGTGGGGCGGACGAGTCCGGAACTGGCCAAATTTCCCCGGACAGTTCGACCGAGGCGACCTCGAAAGCTACCGGCACAGCCTCCCCGACCGCCGGCACTGCCTTACCGTCATCGGAGAGCACGCCTCCGGCAACGGGCGGGGCGACTCCGCGCTCCGACCGCTGTCTCGTCGATGAACTGAGGGTGACGGTCGGCCACGTCGAAGGGGCCGCCGGGTCCCAGGAGATCTCGCTCGATTTCACCAACACAGGCAGCCGCACCTGCATTCTGCAGGGATACCCCGGGGTGTCATACGTAGCAGCACCGGGCGGTGCGCAGGTGGGATCCGCCGCTACCCGGGACGACGGGTCGGGAAGTCCGGTGACAGTAACCCCGGGTGCGAGTGTGACCGCCGCCGTGCGCGCCACGGTCGTGCAGAATTATCCAGCCGAGACGTGCGGACCCGCACCGGTGGCCGGATTCCGGGTCTATCCACCCGGCGACACCGGATCTGTGTTCGTCCCCTACCCCTCCACCGGGTGCTCGCAGACAGGGATCGGTGTCGACCAGCTGTCGGTACGCCCAGTGACGGGATGA